Genomic DNA from Oryza sativa Japonica Group chromosome 5, ASM3414082v1:
aaaatacatttttagaTACTTGAACTTGTTAAAGTGTATTATTAAGGTTCTAAATTTTCATGATCCCTCTGAGATCTTACATGGTGCTCACGTGACATGCTACATGGGTGTTGACTCattttatttatctttttctccattttttctgttcttcctttcttttgatgtgggaaaaagagggaaaaaaaagaataaaatgtagtggaggaaaaaaaaagaaagtttgGATCTGAAATGTTCATGTGACATGTTATTTTAGTATCCACGTGGCACGATATGTAAGCATCACGTAGGATCGTAGAGGGGTCGTGGTAATTTGGAGTCGGAATAATACACTTTACCATGTTATATATTTTAACATGTTAAATGACATAGATGAATAAATTTAGTTACATGTGTCGCATTTTACTCATTAGTATTATTTTTAGTGAATATTTAGAGCGGCGCAACAGGGATCCGCTTCTCTCATCATTTGCAGGCACTAGTGATTAGCGCCACACGCACGAACTCCATCCACACGTTCTCTTCCCCCAACAAATAATAAACAATCCATGGACAGAATGCATCATCCCCCCAACATTACATCGcctccacaaaaaaaaaaaaatatccaaccaCCTTTTCCACTTCCACCACCGCTCTCTTCTCCACCGCGATCCAAAACCCAAACCAATTTCATTTTTATGCAccccaaaataaaataaaaataaaaataaaaaagcttCGTCGCGCCGGGAAAGTTGGAGAACGAACGCCATGAGcgccgacgaggacgcggcgtcgcggggcggcggcggaggcgggaagaggaaggcggtggcggaggggggctcgccgtcgccgctgtcggTGCTGGCGGACGACGTGCTGCTGCAGATCCTGGGGAGGCTGGAGGGGGACCCGCGGGACTGGGCGAGGGCGTCGTGCGCGTCGCCGCGGCTCGCCGCGCTGCTCAGGGCGGCGTGCCTCCCGCCGCGCCTGACGCGGGCGCTCCCCGCCgagctcctcccgccgccgtcccccgACGGCGCGCCCAGGGCGTGGGCCGCGCTCCACAAGCTCTCCGTCTGCTGCCCGggcctcctccgcgccggcgtcctcctcgAGCCCTCCGATGACTTCGGCCTCGAGCTCGACATCGGCCCCGACCTCTCCGTccccgccccctccccttcctcctcctccctcgacCACGCCTCCACCGCTacctccgcccccgccccaCCCcccgactcctcctcctcctccgccgccgccgccactacgTGGTCGCTCTACGACGACCTCTACCTCGACACCGCCTACGACTGCTCCCCCTCCGAGGCGGCGCAGATCTCAAACACGGCTGCgacccccgcccccgccgcggcgcggcgaggggtGGCGTCGGGGAGCaggaggcgggcgcggcggtggctggggACGGTGGGGGCGCACCTGGCGTCCGGGTCGTGGACGCTGAGCAGGGAGCAAGGGAACAAGCTGCTGGCGAGCAGGTTCCGCGGCGACCGCCTCTACATCTGCGACTGGCCCGGGTGCGTCCACGCCGAGGAGCGCCGCAAGTACATGGTGTTCCGCGGCGTGTTCCACGACTTCCCGAGGTCCCAGGTGCGCCGCGCCCTGCGGGACACCCGCCgccccaccgtcgccgtcgactgCGCCTTCTGCGGCTGCACCGAGGCCTGGGACCTCTACGCCGCCTTCTGCCTCCGCAGCTTCTACGGCTaccacgacgacggcgagcccgTCGTCCGCGCCTACGTCTGCGAGAacggccacgtcgccggcgcctgGACCGAGCGCCCCCTCTACTCCTGACTGCGACACCCACACCCATGGTTCGGTATGCCCACTCTACTGCTTTTGCTCTCTCATGGATGTGCAGCCATGGCCGCCATTGCCAAGAATGCCAAGCAAACCTTTACTTGTGCTTGTGATAATTACTCCATGTGTATATACTACTAGCAATGTGGGTATCAGATCATCACCTCTGGAGATTATGCAGGGCTGATGTGATGTGATATGCATCTCTTTGTCTTGTTAGAGATGAATCAGATGATGCTTAAGCTAGCTTAATAACGCGATTACCGCGCTTCCGTCGAGCGAATTCTCAGCGCGATTCGGCGCGATCGATTAAGAGTGTAACTTCTGATGATTTGCACAAGAACACAGTTATGATGCAGGTTGATGTTGTATTTGATATTAGGCAGTGACTCGGTTACGCTCTCTACTTGCTGATGAGCTGGGGATTCAGAACTTGCATCAACTGTTCTTGCTTGCTGCTGATTTGCAGTAGACCTGATTGTTGTACATGCACTGCAACCTCCTTCAGCTTTATTATCTTCATGAAGTAGAATTTGCAAGGTTCTTGCTCTCTAGCCTTAGTTCTGATACAACCTGAAAATGCTTTGCTTGCCCTTTCCTGATTGGATTTAAACTTATCATCGATCTAGTTCATATACCTAATCTTTGGCTACTCAGAGGCAACTAACCTCACTCATACTGTCATACACACTGTCAATCATGCATGCCTCTCCTTTCTGAATATTGTAGTAGTAGCTTGCAGCCTGCAGAAAGGGCTTAATTTTTTATGATATTATCAATGGCAACTTGGCAATGACAGCCACTTGTTGCTCTTTTTTTCCCCCTAAACTAATGGGTAATGGCAGTGGAACTGTGGAAGTACTAACAGCTGAGTCCTCTCCGAACCGCAGGAGATAGTTGCCCGCCTTTGAACCAAACTCTAGGGAACGCTCAATTGCCTGACGGTTTACCTGATATAGAAAGAGGGAGTGTGTAACATACAATTTTTTTGGATAGCCAGTGTGTACTTTGTAGCATGGTATAAGATTAGTTTATGAGATAGTGTATGGCTGTTGATTCTCCTGCCTTTTCGGGACTGATTCACTGCCGGCTACTTGCCTGCCTGCTGCATGGAGCGTTGGAGCTGATGATGCTGCAAAATGGCGACGCAGAGGCATTTGTTTTATCCATTGCGTTGGCGTGGCAGCCGCTCGGTCACCATCTGACGGACAGAAACTTATCATGTTGGTTCTTGTATATTATTGTATGGTATGACAAATTACTAGTAGTACCTTTCTGTCATTCTGTGTGCCGTATCCAGGGGCGGACCGGGGCTAGAGTCCCATGGAAGTTTTGGGAGGAAGTAGAACGTACGAGTATGAAGCAATGACGTTTCGGTTTGCTTAACTCCGGGGGGAATTATAATTCGTTTTCGCAGATGATTTAGGTGAAAGAAATCACGGTCAATGAATCTCTAAAGAAAATTTACATGGAACTGTTGTAGGTtttggccctgtttggatcgGAGGGCTAATAATTAGCCCTCCAAATTCTTATTATTtaagagtattaaacgtagattactaaCCAAACCCATTCTATAATCCTTAGGCTAATTTGCAAGCCGAATCTagtaagcctaattaatccatgttttgctacagtaatcatccgctaatcatggattaacatACCTTCTTAGATTTGTCATGCGAATTAACCCAGGGGTTATGAAATgagttttgtcagtaatctgcGTTAAGTACTCCTAAATAATAAGATTTTGGAGGGCTAATTATTAGCCCTCTGGATCCAATCAGGGTCTGTTTCTAATCGGGAGAAATTTTCTGCTATCAAGAGAGGGTGGGACAGGGCTGTCTGGGTAACGGTGCTTCTACGAGTTTGGTGACAAATGGTCTGGATTTTTTATGTTTTGGCCCCTTTTAagaacttattttataaatagatcATTAGAAAACTTATTCCAGAAATGGATTATTTTATAGGTACCAATGAACCTAGCGCCGAAGTATAATGATGTTGGGCATTGGCGCCGTCCCCCTCACACCCGAGAGGCCAAGACATAGAGGGGTCAGTGCCCAACATTATGGCGTTGATGACTTgtttgtaaaatattttttgaaaagagtcaaaatgtacatatttttttatcacaaataGGCCTGATATCAATATCTTTGGTGTTGAGGACCtatttataagaaaaatatttagATTTTAACTCTTTTTGAATTTTCTTTATAAATAGGTCCTCGGCGCCAAAGAGTTTAGCGCCGGCCCCTTTCATATCAGCGACTTAGCTATCacaggggctaggatgtgtgcCGAGACATTGAATCTCGGAGCCAATAACCCTGAACCCGAGAAAAAGGGTCTACTcctgaaataagtttttttcaaGGGTATATGttcaaataagttttcaaaatgTAAAAATTCCAAGACGAATGGTGGGTGAAAATTTTAGCTTTCCTAAGACACGGAAGACGGGGAACCTCCTTCACACACTGGTCCCTCTTCCCCTCCATTTTTGGTGGCTCTCTGGCAACACGCTAGGGGGAGGGGGTAAGGGTGGGCATTCGGTTAGACCAAAAATTTTGATCTCGGTCTTCGGTTTTCGGTCTTTCGGTCAGTTCaattattgaaaaatgaagaccgaatttcaacacaaaaatgCTAGGACCggcaaattcggtctcggttctgaccgaaattcaacaaCCGTTTCATATATACAAATAAATCATAtaatttttcaacacaaaaatcacaaaaaaattcTAAGCACGTCTCAGTAAAGACTCTTATTGGGATGCATGCCTATAAGGagtagggatgtgaaaattagagtttaatcatATTGGAGATTTTTAATTCGGTCTTTTCATTTTTGGGTTAACGGAGAGACTAACCGAATGGATCAAACAAAATTCAGTCTTTCACTGTTTAGGACTGGATTTCTCGGTCTCAGTCTTTTCGCCTTTTCGGTTCAATCCTTTTCTGATTCTACTCCCTCACCAATAGGCTAGGCTTCCTTCAATCCAAATATTTGCTTGGGCTATTCGTTGAAAAAAACGGTGGGTTAttgtgtatgattaattaagtattaattattgtaaaactttaaaaatagatttttgaaaAAACTTCTAGGTAAAATGGTTTACAGTTAGGGAAGTGCGCTCACGTCACACAAGGCTTACTTTTCCCATACCGTGCAAACGAACAGAGCCACATGGTGTTGCCTCAAAGTAAGCCATGTGGCGTTGCCTCAGAGAACTTCGGTACTAGTTTCGGTGTCCATCTCCTTCTCGTGGTAGTGATGGAGTGTCCATCTtccttagagcacccgcaatggtaaagtaaggtgctctctataaaacatgtacatctcagcaatagactagattaatagtaaaccacagCAATAGTATGTTTAcgtgggtatctatagctctctcatgcattgcctcgtttttctttataaactatctccaggttagtagatagctttgttatctctcttcatttaatcttttccaagtaggaaaatatgctgacatggatctcttgtagagagcctatagataaccattgtgggtgcccttaatCCTTCTTACGATGGTGATTGATTCAATCCACTCTAGTAGTGGAAGATGTTTTTCCCTATGGTCAAAACCTATTTTCCGTGCGGGTAGGCCATCCTTATGTCTGAAAGTATCTGAGAAAATCGTTATTTTTATGTGCGGGTGGCGCACCCGTATGCGAAAATTCTGATTTTCGCGTGCAGATGATTATGTCGTCCGCACTGCACGCAAAAAAGAtattcgaaaaaaaataaaaatccttaaGAAAAACCTAGCTAGGTGTGTCGTCGCCTCCTTTGCCGGGCACCTTCTAGTGCCACCGTCGGACCAGCGCAGGGGATGGCTCTGCCGCTGCTATCGTCGCCCCTCACCTCCTCCATCAAGCTCTGGACCCGCCCTTCCCGAGCCCGAAGGGAGCCACTCCCGCTCGCTGCCGGTGCGCTCGAGCCCGCCAACACTACTCCTACCCGCCACCACTACTCTCGAGCCTACCACCGTGGCTTAGGAGAGGAGGATAAGAATGAAGGAGAGGATGTGGGAGGAGTGGAGAGGCTGGAGTGGATAAGAATGGAGAGgataaggagagagaatgaGGGAGTGGGTAGAATTTTTAAGGTAGAGGGAGGTAGGCTGGACTTTTCGCAGGTGGACCTCTTAATAGGCCCGAATGAGAAAATAGGTGTCCACTTGCAGAA
This window encodes:
- the LOC9272149 gene encoding phytochrome A-associated F-box protein, with translation MSADEDAASRGGGGGGKRKAVAEGGSPSPLSVLADDVLLQILGRLEGDPRDWARASCASPRLAALLRAACLPPRLTRALPAELLPPPSPDGAPRAWAALHKLSVCCPGLLRAGVLLEPSDDFGLELDIGPDLSVPAPSPSSSSLDHASTATSAPAPPPDSSSSSAAAATTWSLYDDLYLDTAYDCSPSEAAQISNTAATPAPAAARRGVASGSRRRARRWLGTVGAHLASGSWTLSREQGNKLLASRFRGDRLYICDWPGCVHAEERRKYMVFRGVFHDFPRSQVRRALRDTRRPTVAVDCAFCGCTEAWDLYAAFCLRSFYGYHDDGEPVVRAYVCENGHVAGAWTERPLYS